Proteins co-encoded in one Kocuria flava genomic window:
- the lysS gene encoding lysine--tRNA ligase has product MTDAQNSTPTAETTAEPTPGTASPRPAEDRAREAAEQAELTEQMQFRLAKRARLLEEGREAYPVGVPRTHTLAQVRETWGDLEAGEETGQFTAVAGRVVFVRNTGKLCFATLQEGDGTRLQVMLSLAKVGEEALADWKALVDLGDFVAVHGEVVCSRRGELSVMADSWTMAAKALRPLPTLHHGLSEETRVRQRYLDLIVRQEARDVVVKRARIIQTVRSTLVAQGYVEIETPMLQLVHGGATARPFETHLNAFDQDMTLRIATELYLKRAVVGGIERVFEIGRVFRNEGVDSSHSPEFTTLEAYEAYADQFTMAERIKQIILACADALGVDTIETGRGTIDLRGEWRWLSVYPALSEAVGQEITPATPEDVLRRIAEEHGVAVGPLWDAEKLVLELFGEIVEPTLIQPTFVCDYPPSAQPLARQHRSEHGLIEAWDLIIGGMERGTAFSELIDPVVQRERLTEQSRLAAAGDAEAMQLDEDFLRALEHGAPPMGGLGLGLDRLIMLFTDLGIRETILFPLMKPEQD; this is encoded by the coding sequence GTGACCGACGCGCAGAACAGCACCCCGACCGCCGAGACGACCGCCGAGCCGACCCCGGGGACCGCCTCCCCCCGGCCCGCCGAGGACCGCGCCCGGGAGGCGGCCGAGCAGGCGGAGCTGACCGAGCAGATGCAGTTCCGCCTCGCCAAGCGCGCCCGCCTGCTCGAGGAGGGGCGGGAGGCGTACCCGGTGGGCGTCCCCCGCACCCACACCCTCGCCCAGGTCCGCGAGACCTGGGGGGACCTGGAGGCCGGCGAGGAGACCGGGCAGTTCACGGCCGTCGCCGGGCGCGTGGTGTTCGTGCGCAACACCGGCAAGCTGTGCTTCGCGACCCTCCAGGAGGGCGACGGCACCCGCCTGCAGGTCATGCTCTCCCTGGCCAAGGTGGGGGAGGAGGCCCTGGCCGACTGGAAGGCCCTCGTGGACCTCGGCGACTTCGTGGCCGTGCACGGCGAGGTCGTCTGCTCCCGGCGCGGGGAGCTGTCCGTGATGGCGGACTCCTGGACCATGGCCGCCAAGGCGCTGCGCCCGCTGCCGACCCTCCACCACGGGCTCAGCGAGGAGACCCGCGTCCGGCAGCGCTACCTCGACCTCATCGTCCGCCAGGAGGCGCGCGACGTGGTGGTCAAGCGCGCGCGGATCATCCAGACGGTGCGCTCGACCCTCGTGGCGCAGGGCTACGTGGAGATCGAGACGCCCATGCTCCAGCTCGTCCACGGCGGAGCCACCGCCCGTCCCTTCGAGACCCACCTCAACGCGTTCGACCAGGACATGACCCTGCGCATCGCGACCGAGCTCTACCTCAAGCGGGCCGTGGTCGGCGGGATCGAGCGGGTCTTCGAGATCGGGCGGGTCTTCCGCAACGAGGGCGTCGACTCCTCGCACAGCCCCGAGTTCACGACCCTGGAGGCCTACGAGGCCTACGCCGACCAGTTCACGATGGCCGAGCGGATCAAGCAGATCATCCTCGCGTGCGCCGACGCCCTGGGCGTGGACACGATCGAGACCGGGCGCGGGACCATCGACCTGCGCGGGGAGTGGCGGTGGCTGTCCGTGTACCCGGCGCTGTCGGAGGCCGTGGGGCAGGAGATCACCCCGGCGACCCCCGAGGACGTGCTGCGGCGGATCGCCGAGGAGCACGGGGTCGCCGTGGGCCCGCTGTGGGACGCCGAGAAGCTCGTGCTCGAGCTCTTCGGCGAGATCGTGGAGCCCACCCTGATCCAGCCGACCTTCGTGTGCGACTACCCGCCCTCGGCGCAGCCGCTGGCGCGCCAGCACCGCTCCGAGCACGGGCTGATCGAGGCCTGGGACCTCATCATCGGCGGCATGGAGCGCGGCACGGCCTTCTCCGAGCTGATCGACCCCGTGGTCCAGCGCGAGCGGCTCACGGAGCAGTCCCGGCTCGCCGCGGCCGGCGACGCCGAGGCGATGCAGCTCGACGAGGACTTCCTGCGGGCCCTCGAGCACGGCGCCCCGCCCATGGGCGGGCTCGGGCTGGGCCTGGACCGGCTCATCATGCTCTTCACCGACCTCGGGATCCGCGAGACCATCCTCTTCCCCCTCATGAAGCCCGAGCAGGACTGA